In Nicotiana tabacum cultivar K326 chromosome 19, ASM71507v2, whole genome shotgun sequence, one DNA window encodes the following:
- the LOC107829145 gene encoding epoxide hydrolase 3, protein MEGIEHRSVNVNGINMHVAEKGQGPVVLFLHGFPELWYTWRHQLVAFAELGYRAVAPDLRGYGDTDAPGEVASYTYFHVVGDLVALIESLGVESVFLVAHDWGAMIGWYLCLFRPDLVKAYVCLSVPFRPRHPKMKPIPTMRAFFGDDYYMCRFQDPGMEDEIAKYGSEAVLKKILTDRKPGPPCLPKENPFGISSDSKLPSWLSQDDLNYYSSKFDQKGFTGGLNYYRALDLSWELTAAWTGATVKVPVKFVVGELDLVYTTPGMKEYVHGGGFKKDVPMLEEDVVVMEGAAHFINQERAQETNSHIHDFINKF, encoded by the exons ATGGAAGGCATCGAGCACAGAAGCGTGAACGTTAATGGCATCAACATGCACGTAGCTGAAAAGGGTCAAGGCCCAGTTGTTCTCTTCCTCCATGGTTTTCCCGAGCTCTGGTACACGTGGCGCCACCAGTTGGTAGCCTTCGCTGAGTTAGGCTACCGTGCGGTGGCGCCGGACTTACGGGGCTACGGAGACACGGACGCACCCGGTGAAGTAGCTAGCTATACTTATTTTCACGTAGTCGGGGATTTGGTGGCGCTTATAGAGTCGCTAGGAGTGGAGAGTGTTTTCTTGGTGGCTCATGATTGGGGTGCCATGATAGGTTGGTACTTGTGTTTATTCAGGCCTGATTTGGTGAAGGCCTATGTTTGTCTCTCTGTGCCTTTCAGACCAAGGCATCCCAAAATGAAGCCTATTCCTACCATGAGAGCTTTCTTTGGAGATGATTACTACATGTGCAGATTCCAG GATCCAGGAATGGAAGATGAGATAGCGAAATATGGCAGCGAAGCAGTACTGAAAAAGATACTCACAGATAGAAAACCAGGACCCCCTTGCTTGCCCAAGGAAAACCCCTTTGGCATTTCCTCTGATTCTAAGCTACCCTCTTGGCTTTCTCAAGATGACCTCAACTACTACTCTAGCAAGTTTGACCAAAAGGGCTTCACTGGAGGATTGAACTACTACCGCGCACTCGATTT GAGCTGGGAGCTGACAGCTGCGTGGACGGGAGCAACAGTGAAGGTTCCGGTGAAATTTGTGGTTGGTGAGTTGGACTTGGTGTATACGACACCAGGAATGAAAGAGTATGTGCACGGAGGTGGTTTCAAGAAGGATGTTCCAATGCTTGAGGAAGATGTGGTTGTGATGGAAGGAGCTGCACATTTCATTAATCAAGAAAGAGCTCAAGAGACTAACTCTCACATTCATGACTTCATTAACAAGTTCTGA
- the LOC107829149 gene encoding large ribosomal subunit protein eL18y-like, translating to MGIDLKAGGKSKKTKRTAPKSDDVYLKLLVKLYRFLVRRTGSKFNAVILKRLFMSKINKPPLSLSRLISYAKGKEDKVVVIVGTITDDVRAYEVPALKVCALRFTKTARARIEKAGGECLTFDQLALRAPLGQNTLLLRGPKNAREAVKHFGPAPGVPHSHTKPFVRSKGRKFERARGRRNSRGYKA from the exons ATGGGTATCGATTTGAAGGCCGGAGGTAAGAGTAAGAAGACTAAGCGTACTGCCCCTAAATCTGACGATGTTTACCTCAAGCTCCTCGTCAAG CTTTACCGGTTCCTGGTAAGGAGGACCGGAAGCAAGTTCAATGCGGTGATTCTCAAGCGGCTCTTCATGAGTAAGATCAACAAGCCTCCACTTTCTCTCTCGAGGTTGATCTCTTATGCCAAAGGAAAG GAGGATAAGGTTGTGGTGATTGTGGGTACTATTACCGACGATGTTAGGGCTTATGAAGTTCCAGCATTGAAGGTGTGTGCTTTGAGGTTCACTAAGACTGCCAGGGCTAGGATTGAGAAGGCTGGTGGCGAGTGCTTGACATTCGATCAGCTGGCTCTCAGGGCTCCACTTGGCCAGAACACG CTTCTCCTAAGGGGTCCTAAGAACGCACGTGAAGCAGTGAAGCACTTTGGTCCAGCTCCTGGTGTTCCACACAGCCATACCAAACCATTTGTGCGTTCTAAGGGCAGAAAGTTTGAGAGGGCTCGAGGAAGAAGAAATAGCAGGGGTTACAAGGCTTAG
- the LOC107829156 gene encoding uncharacterized protein LOC107829156 gives MFKKFTTEEVSGQNQVKASVQRKIRQSIAEEYPALEPVLEDLLPKKSPLIVAKCPNHLNLVVVNNVPLFFNIRDGPYMPTLRLLHQYPNIMKKLQVDRGAIKFVLSGANIMCPGLTSPGGALDDEVGAETPVAIMAEGKQHALAIGFTKMSAKDIRAINKGIGVDNMHYLNDGLWKMERLD, from the exons ATGTTCAAGAA GTTTACAACTGAAGAAGTGTCTGGACAAAATCAAGTCAAGGCATCTGTGCAGCGTAAAATTCGTCAAAGCATTGCGGAAGAG TACCCAGCACTAGAGCCGGTGTTGGAGGATTTGCTTCCGAAGAAGTCTCCACTTATTGTTGcaaaatg TCCGAATCATCTGAACCTAGTTGTAGTGAACAATGTACCCCTGTTTTTCAACATACGTGATGGACCTTATATGCCTACTTTACGTCTTCTGCATCAGT ATCCCAATATAATGAAAAAACTACAAGTTGACAGGGGAGCAATTAAATTTGTCCTTTCTGGTGCCAACATAATGTGTCCGGGCCTTACTTCTCCCGGGGGTGCCTTGGATGACGAAGTGGGAGCAGAAACTCCTGTG GCTATTATGGCTGAAGGAAAGCAACATGCTCTTGCTATTGGCTTTACAAAGATGTCGGCAAAAGATAT AAGGGCAATCAACAAGGGAATTGGTGTGGATAACATGCATTATCTTAATGATGGCCTCTGGAAG ATGGAGCGACTGGATTGA